One segment of Ureibacillus thermophilus DNA contains the following:
- a CDS encoding DUF6470 family protein yields the protein MKFPQIQIRTYDIIMDWKVQDPVQIIQQPKAEQHIEQPAAIVEIQSTPAKLLIDTTQARRDIGLIGPLESTMNYAQEGKKAALEGMARRASEGRQMMENAGKGLGRQTIRNIAKQNHGPKLPKYNIKFVPSIGSVKIDYVPGDLKINAIPQKPKIDVQVNKPIHEYTPGKITGEVLQYPRVEIDVIL from the coding sequence ATGAAGTTTCCTCAAATTCAAATTCGCACATACGATATCATCATGGATTGGAAAGTTCAAGATCCTGTTCAAATCATTCAGCAGCCGAAAGCAGAACAGCATATTGAGCAGCCAGCTGCGATTGTAGAAATCCAATCGACCCCAGCGAAACTGCTTATTGATACAACTCAAGCCCGACGAGATATTGGTTTGATTGGACCGTTGGAATCGACAATGAATTATGCTCAAGAAGGAAAAAAAGCTGCACTTGAAGGCATGGCAAGACGGGCAAGTGAAGGGCGACAAATGATGGAGAATGCAGGAAAAGGTTTGGGGCGTCAAACGATTCGAAACATTGCAAAACAAAATCACGGACCAAAACTTCCGAAATACAATATTAAATTTGTTCCTTCCATCGGTTCAGTAAAAATCGATTATGTACCTGGTGATTTAAAAATAAATGCAATCCCACAAAAACCGAAAATTGACGTTCAAGTAAACAAACCAATACATGAATATACACCTGGAAAAATCACTGGAGAAGTACTACAATATCCAAGAGTGGAAATTGATGTAATTTTATAG
- the flgK gene encoding flagellar hook-associated protein FlgK — protein MRSTFMGLEANKRGLFTQQSALYTTGHNIANANTEGYSRQRVNMSPTLGYPGAGLNAPMTAGYIGTGVKTDSVQRIRNEFIDRQYRQETNKLGYWESKASAINQMEDIMLEPSEYGLDEAFRLFWSALQDVSANPEDTAARKAAVQRAIHLADSFNYIDTQLKQIQGNLGNEIKVSVEQINSLLEQIADLNKKIQAVEPNGYVPNDLYDQRDLLVDQLNEYLPVSIERVPSGGNASKVAEGSYTIKLNLNGREIVLVEGRNHATLKAIDEKGKEVDGDVDDIGTNSYNLFDHLEIVDAKGDTHNDIQQDDFEEFKGKLLSLIESYGYKDYTDGGKEKGYYPEMLKNLDKLAKAFVKSFNAVHEKGYNLHKDTNNTGVKFFEETGITAATIKVWDEIIAEPSLIAASDVPNEEGNGKWARVLANLQSIPIVDEGPVTGTSVTLPGSLGLDGATFQSFYQGLISQLGVDGQKANLLKTNTETIRLTVENNRASMSSVSLDEEMTDMIRFQQAYNANARMITVIDETLDKIINGMGRVGL, from the coding sequence ATGCGCTCCACATTTATGGGTTTGGAAGCAAACAAAAGAGGTTTGTTCACACAACAAAGCGCTCTATATACAACGGGACATAACATAGCAAACGCCAATACGGAAGGTTACTCTAGACAAAGAGTGAATATGTCGCCAACATTAGGATATCCCGGAGCAGGCTTAAATGCGCCGATGACAGCTGGATACATTGGAACAGGTGTAAAAACGGACTCTGTGCAGCGGATTCGCAATGAATTCATCGACCGCCAATACCGCCAAGAAACAAATAAACTGGGCTATTGGGAATCAAAAGCTTCAGCAATTAATCAAATGGAAGATATCATGTTAGAACCTTCAGAATACGGGTTGGACGAAGCATTTCGCCTGTTTTGGAGCGCCCTTCAAGACGTGAGCGCCAATCCAGAAGATACAGCTGCTAGAAAAGCGGCAGTCCAACGAGCAATCCATTTAGCGGATTCATTTAACTATATTGATACGCAACTAAAACAAATTCAAGGAAACTTAGGGAACGAAATTAAAGTATCCGTTGAACAAATTAATTCATTATTAGAACAAATCGCTGACCTTAACAAAAAAATCCAAGCGGTAGAACCGAACGGCTATGTGCCAAACGATTTATACGATCAACGGGACTTATTAGTGGATCAATTAAACGAGTATTTGCCGGTTTCCATCGAACGAGTGCCATCAGGCGGAAATGCGTCGAAAGTGGCGGAGGGAAGCTACACAATTAAATTAAATCTCAATGGCCGGGAGATTGTTTTAGTTGAGGGAAGAAATCATGCTACTTTAAAAGCAATTGATGAGAAAGGTAAAGAAGTTGATGGAGATGTGGATGATATTGGTACAAATTCGTATAACCTATTCGATCACTTAGAAATAGTAGATGCAAAAGGTGACACACACAACGATATTCAACAAGATGATTTTGAAGAATTCAAAGGTAAGCTATTGTCTTTGATAGAATCGTACGGTTATAAAGACTATACAGATGGTGGAAAAGAAAAAGGTTATTATCCTGAAATGTTAAAGAACTTGGATAAATTAGCAAAAGCATTCGTAAAATCTTTTAATGCGGTTCATGAAAAAGGTTACAATCTTCATAAAGATACTAATAATACCGGAGTAAAGTTCTTTGAAGAGACTGGAATTACAGCAGCTACGATTAAAGTATGGGATGAAATAATAGCCGAACCTAGCTTAATTGCTGCCTCTGATGTCCCTAATGAAGAAGGCAACGGCAAATGGGCGCGAGTTTTGGCAAATTTACAGTCAATACCTATAGTAGATGAAGGTCCAGTTACTGGCACATCAGTAACATTGCCGGGCTCATTAGGTCTAGATGGCGCCACTTTCCAATCTTTCTACCAAGGTCTTATCAGCCAACTTGGTGTTGATGGACAGAAAGCAAACTTGCTGAAAACGAACACAGAAACAATTCGGTTAACAGTAGAAAACAATCGTGCTTCCATGAGTTCCGTATCTCTGGATGAAGAAATGACGGATATGATTCGCTTCCAGCAAGCATACAATGCCAACGCTCGCATGATTACAGTAATTGACGAAACGCTGGACAAAATTATTAACGGTATGGGTAGGGTAGGATTGTAA
- the flgL gene encoding flagellar hook-associated protein FlgL, translating to MRVTQSMLSNNMLRNLSNSYAKIGKYQDQITTGRKFTRPSEDPVATVKGMSYRTDLNKTEQFTRNLQTVNTWLDTTDDALDQVGNALQRVKELIVQAANDTNTPDDRQKIQEEINQIKKHLRDLANTKVSDKYIFSGTNTFTPVFDSSGNVNEHSVSIEVFDGITLNVNIAGKTLFGNIDTFMNDFSKTLLDPNSSGEDISKKLGDLDNHISAVLAARADVGARQNRVELMTNRLSSHEINITKRLSENEDVDYAEAITKMITSESIHQAALSVGAKIIQQTLVDFIR from the coding sequence ATGCGCGTAACACAATCGATGTTATCGAATAACATGCTCCGAAACTTAAGCAACAGTTATGCGAAAATCGGGAAATATCAAGACCAAATTACAACGGGCAGAAAATTTACTCGTCCATCAGAAGATCCTGTTGCAACGGTAAAAGGCATGTCCTATCGTACAGATCTAAATAAAACAGAACAATTTACCCGAAATTTGCAAACCGTCAACACTTGGTTGGATACAACAGATGATGCCCTTGATCAAGTTGGTAATGCACTTCAAAGGGTAAAGGAACTGATTGTTCAGGCTGCTAACGATACAAATACTCCAGATGATAGACAGAAAATTCAAGAAGAAATTAATCAAATTAAAAAACATTTAAGAGATTTAGCAAATACAAAAGTGTCCGATAAATATATATTTTCTGGGACAAACACTTTTACTCCTGTTTTTGATTCAAGTGGTAATGTAAATGAACATTCTGTGTCTATTGAAGTGTTTGACGGGATTACATTAAATGTAAATATCGCTGGAAAAACACTATTTGGGAATATCGATACATTTATGAATGATTTCTCAAAAACTCTTTTAGATCCAAATTCTTCAGGAGAGGACATTTCAAAAAAATTAGGGGATTTGGATAATCATATTTCAGCTGTATTAGCTGCCCGAGCTGACGTAGGTGCCCGTCAGAATCGGGTGGAGTTAATGACTAACCGATTATCCTCTCACGAAATCAATATTACAAAACGACTATCCGAAAATGAAGATGTTGATTATGCGGAAGCAATTACAAAAATGATTACATCAGAATCTATTCACCAAGCTGCTTTATCCGTAGGGGCAAAAATCATTCAACAAACGTTAGTAGATTTTATCCGATAA